The genomic DNA TTTTAAAAATTTAAGGAGTTTATATGGCAATTTATTTGATTTTTAGTGATTATATAATATTTTTTTTAGTTTATTAGTTTTTTTAGACCATCGTAAAGTATTTAAATGATATTACATAGATATTTATTTGTTGTAGTATTTTTATGAGTGCCTCGATAGCTCAGTCTGGTGGAGCGCGAGACTTGTAATCTCGTGGTCGCGGGTTCAATTCCCGTTCGGGGCTTTTAAGTTTTTAATAAAAAACTTGATTTCATCGTAATTTATATTGTTAATAGAAAGCTTTATATACTATTGAATATAGATTATTAAAAGTATGATATTATCATACAATCAATTGTAATGGGACCGTAGGGTAGCTTGGTCGATCCTTTGGGCTTTGGGAGCCTGAGACTCCGGTTCAAATCCGGGCGGTCCCATCTTGTCCCGCCTTAGCTCAATTTGGCAGAGCGTTGGACTGTAGATCCAAATGTTGCTGGTTCAAGTCCGGCAGGCGGGATTTTGTTATGAATTTGTAATTTTCATATTTAAATGTTGGAATATAGAAACATTTATATATGATTATTTACAGACTTTATAATATCCTTTATATTTAATTTTAAATTAAATATAAGTCATAAGTTAAATATTTGCCCTGGTGGTGTAGGGGCTATCATGCGGGCCTGTCGAGCCCGCGACTCGGGTTCAAATCCCGGCCAGGGCGCTTCAAATATTTAATTAATGCACATGTTTTTTAGGGCCCGTAGCTCAGTCTGGCAGAGCGCTTGGCTTTTAACCAAGCGGCCGCGGGTTCAATTCCCGTCGGGCCCGCTTCTAATTTTATATTTTAATTATTTTAACTTTTCTAGCTGGAGGAAAAAATTTGTCAAAAATAGATATATTAGAACATAAACTTGTTCCAAACCATGAAATAATGTCTGATTCAGAAATTGAAGAAGAACTTGGTAATGCTGATTTTGAAATTAAAAGTCTTCCTAAAATTAAAAAAGATGATCCTGTAGTTAAAACTATTGGTGCTGTTGCAGGAGACATATTGAGAATTACTCGTGGTAGTCAAACTGCTGGTACTTTCGTCACTTATAGAATGGTTGAATAGAGGATTATTTAATATAATTTTAGAAAGAGTATGAATTTAGTCAGTATATGAATTATTTTTTTATTTTATAAATTCGATATATAATAAATTTGAACTTGATTTGAGAGGAATTATCTAAGGAGATAGTTATGAGTAAATTAAGAATAATAATCAAATGAATTATTAATAAGAATTTTTTTAGGCTTTCCTAATCTTATTATTTATTTTTATTTAGTTAATTATTTCTTTACTATAATACTTACGTGATGCTGGAGGATATCTATGACAGAGAAGAATTGGGAATTAGTTGATGCATTTTTCAATGAATATGATTTGGTAGATCATCATATTAAGTCATATAATGATTTTGTAAACAATAGGATACAAAATATTATAGATATTACCGAACCTATTACTTTAGAAGATGGTAAATACACTTTAAAAACTGGTAAAGTCACTATTGAGAAACCATTTACTAAAGAAGCTGACGGTTCTAAAAGTATGATTTATCCTACTGAAGCAAGACTCAGAAATTTAAACTATTCTGCTCATATGTACTTGGAAATGGCTTTAAATGCTGAAGGGGAAGACAATGAGTTGGAAAATGTTTATATTGGTGAATTGCCAGTAATGCTTAAATCTGATATTTGTCATTTGAATGGTTTGAGCGATGAGGAATTAGTTGAAAACGGTGAAGATCCACAAGATTTAGGTGGTTACTTTATTGTTAACGGTTCTGAAAGGGCTGTAGTGACAATGGAGGAAATTGCACCAAATAAAATTATTCTTGAAAGGATTGGAGAACCAGAAGAAAGAAGAGCAAAAGCTATTGTAACTTCAATTAAAAGTGGTTTCAGAGCAAGAATTTCTTTAGAATATAAAAAACCACGTAAAAAAGGTGTATTTTTAAGAATTTCTTTCCCTTATGTTCCAGGTGAAATTCCACTTGTAATTTTACTTAGAGCTTTAGGATTGGTCACTGATCAGAAAATCATTGAAGCAATTACCGATGACTTTAACTATCAAATGATTATTGCAGACGATATTCAAGTATCCAACGATACTTTAAAATTAGATCGGGAAGCAATGAAGGAAATGTCCCAAAAAGAGAGAGAGGAATACTTGCAACTTGCAGCTATCAAGTACATTGGTAACCGTGTAGCTAAAGGTATGACTGAAGAATATCGTGTCAAACGTGCAAATGACGTAATCAACCGTTACTTATTACCTCATATGGGTATTGAAGAGGGTAGACGTATCGACAAAGCAATATATCTTGCAGAAATGACTGAAATGTTGCTCCAGGTTATTCATGGTGAAAGAGAACCTCACGATAAGGACCACTACACCAATAAAAGACTTAGAGTATCTGGTGACTTAATGGAAGACTTGTTTAGAGTTGCATTTACAAGTTTAACAAGAGATATGAGCTATCAACTTGAAAGAAGTATTTCTCGTGGAAAAGAACTCTCAATCAAACAAGCTGTTCGTTCCGATGTTTTAACCGAAAACATTAAGCATGCTATTGCTACTGGAAATTGGGTAGGTGGAAGAGCTGGGGTAAGCCAATTGTTAGATAGGACAAGTTATATGGGTACATTGTCTCACTTAAGACGTGTCGTATCTCCTTTAACAAGAAGTCAACCTCACTTTGAAGCTAGGGATTTGCACCCAACACAATTTGGTAAAATTTGTCCTAACGAAACTCCAGAGGGTCCGAACTGTGGTTTGGTAAAGAACTTAGCACTTATGTGTAATATTTCTGAAGGTTCTGACGAACAAGAAATTAAAGATGTAATTGAAAAGATGGATGTATTAAATTAGGATTTTGGAGGAATTTTTTTGGCGGATATTGAAAATAAAACTATCTATGAAGACGACTCTGAAATAGCTTCTGTTGAAAGCGAACCACAAATTCAAGTTGTTAACGATACTGGTAAAAAGTCTAAAATTTATTTAAATGGTGAACTTTTAGGTTCCTGTAATAATCCTGAAGAGTTTACACAAGAAATGAGAGAAAAAAGAAGGGCTGGTGAAATCTCTCATGAAATGAATATTACTTATTATGAAGAAAATAATGAGATTTACATATTCAATGATTCTGGTAGAGCTAGAAGACCATTGATTATTGTTAAAGAAGGTCAACCACTTCTCAAAGAAACCGATTTGGATAAAGTGGCTAAGGGCTCAATGAAATGGCACGATTTAATCAATGAAGGAATTATTGAATATTTGGATGCTGAAGAAGAGGAAAATTCATACATTGCAATGAGTTTAAA from Methanobrevibacter sp. includes the following:
- a CDS encoding DNA-directed RNA polymerase subunit B''; its protein translation is MTEKNWELVDAFFNEYDLVDHHIKSYNDFVNNRIQNIIDITEPITLEDGKYTLKTGKVTIEKPFTKEADGSKSMIYPTEARLRNLNYSAHMYLEMALNAEGEDNELENVYIGELPVMLKSDICHLNGLSDEELVENGEDPQDLGGYFIVNGSERAVVTMEEIAPNKIILERIGEPEERRAKAIVTSIKSGFRARISLEYKKPRKKGVFLRISFPYVPGEIPLVILLRALGLVTDQKIIEAITDDFNYQMIIADDIQVSNDTLKLDREAMKEMSQKEREEYLQLAAIKYIGNRVAKGMTEEYRVKRANDVINRYLLPHMGIEEGRRIDKAIYLAEMTEMLLQVIHGEREPHDKDHYTNKRLRVSGDLMEDLFRVAFTSLTRDMSYQLERSISRGKELSIKQAVRSDVLTENIKHAIATGNWVGGRAGVSQLLDRTSYMGTLSHLRRVVSPLTRSQPHFEARDLHPTQFGKICPNETPEGPNCGLVKNLALMCNISEGSDEQEIKDVIEKMDVLN
- a CDS encoding DNA-directed RNA polymerase subunit H, translated to MSKIDILEHKLVPNHEIMSDSEIEEELGNADFEIKSLPKIKKDDPVVKTIGAVAGDILRITRGSQTAGTFVTYRMVE